The Chitinophaga lutea genome contains the following window.
ATCCGAACTGCTGGGCAAAATGCTCACCTTCGAGAAGATTCCCCACAACGTACTCAACGCCAAACAGCACGCCCGTGAAGCACAGATCGTTGCCGAAGCAGGTTTGCCCGGCGCGGTGACCATCGCCACCAACATGGCCGGTCGTGGTACGGACATCAAGCTCGGCCCCGGCGTGAAAGAGGCCGGTGGTTTGGCCATCATCGGTACGGAGCGGCACGAAAGCCGCCGTGTAGACCGCCAGCTGCGTGGCCGTGCGGGCCGCCAGGGCGACCCCGGCAGCTCCCAGTTCTTTGTTTCCCTTGAAGACGACCTGATGCGCATGTTCGGCTCCGACCGTATCGCCGCGCTGATGGACAGGATGGGTTATAAAGAAGGCGAAGTGATCCAGCACAGCATGATCACCCGCTCCATCGAAAGGGCCCAGAAGAAAGTGGAAGAAAACAACTTCGGTATCCGTAAGCGCCTGCTGGAATATGACGACGTGATGAACAAACAGCGTACCGTGATCTACTCCAAACGTAACCACGCCCTGTTTGGCGAGCGCCTCGCGATCGACACCGACAACTCCTTCTACGAAGTAGCAGAAAATATCGTTACCACTCACCGTCAAAGCGGCGATTACGAAGCCTTCAAGCTGGATGTGATCATGAACTTCGCGATAGATACCTCTATCTCGGAAGACGAGCTGCAGAAAAGCCAGACGAACGAGATCGCCGAGAAACTCTACGGCGAGGCCACGGCCAACTACCGCCGCAGGAACGCCGAGCTCACCAACGGTACCCTGCCCGTGATCAAAAAGATCTACGAAGAACAGGGCCAGCATATCGAGAACATTTCCATTCCGTTTACCGACGGCCGGAAAGGCATCAACGTACTGGCGCCGCTGAAAAAAGTGGTGGAAACGGAAGGCCGCGAAACCGTAGCCGCACTGGAACGCAGCATCACCCTCGCCTTGATCGACGAAGCCTGGAAAGAGCACCTGCGCGCCATGGACGACCTGAAACAATCCGTGCAAAGCGCCGTGTACGAACAAAAGGATCCGCTGCTGATCTATAAATTCGAAGCGTTCGAACTGTTCAAACAGATGAGCGCCGATACCAGCAAGGAGATCGTATCGTTCCTCTGCAAGTCAGGCATTCCCAGCCAGCAGCCGGAAGAGCAGATCACCGAAGGCCATGAGGAAAAAACCGACATGAGCCGGATGCGCGCTTCCCACCAGGATTTCGACAACGGCGGCGGCGCAGCACCCGCGCAGCGCCGGGAAGAATACGCCCCTGCCGAAGAGCCTCACCGTCCCGAGCCGGTACGCGTAGGCCCGAAAGTAGGCCGTAACGATCCCTGCCCCTGCGGAAGCGGCAAGAAGTTCAAAAACTGTCATGGTAAAGACCTGTAAAATCATACCGGAATAATGTATAGCGGAGTTACACGGTCGGCCGGCGTAACTCCGTTGTGTTTTTAAGGATAAACCGTCACCATGAAACTGAACCGCTACATCGATCATACCATACTCAAACCGGTCACCACCCTGGAGGATATCAAAAAACTCTGCATGGAGGCCGTGGAATACGACTTTGCCGCCGTGTGCGTGCCGCCCCCTTTTGTAAAACTGGCCAAGACCTTCGTGGGAAGCACTCCCACTAAAGTAGCCACCGTTACCGGGTTCCCTTTCGGTTATTCAGCCATAGAGGCCAAAGTGGCCGAAACGGTGCTGGCCATCATCGACGAGGCCGACGAGCTGGACATGGTGGCCAACCTGCTGGCTATCCGTAATGGCGACTGGGGGTACCTCGAGAAGGAAATCGCCACCATTATGCCCCTTATCCGCAATAAACAACGGTCCATCAAGGTAATTATCGAAAGTGGCATATTATTGGAGGAAGAGATCATCAGGTGCTGCGAGCTGTATGCGAAGTACGGGGTGGATTTCGTGAAAACGTCCACCGGGTACGCCGAAAAAGGCGCCAGCGTGGAAGCAGTGGCCCTGATGCGCAAACATCTGCCCGCCAATATCCATATCAAGGCTTCCGGCGGAGTTCGTACCTTTGCATTTGCGAAGGATCTGATAGATGCAGGCGCCACCCGTATCGGCACCAGTTCAGGCGTGGCCATTATGAAAGAATCCGTACTGGCCGGTAAAAAAGAGACAAACTAACTATTTACATATGATATTAAGAACAGGCTGTTTATTGATCGTGATGTTTTCCGCGCTTGCGCTGCGCGCCCAGGACAATGGCGGCGGCAATGTGAAAGTGGTGAAAGACAACCGGATCGACGTTCTCATCAAAAAACAGATCTATATCAACACCCTGGCCATCCGCAATCAGCCGGGCTTCCGCGTGCAGGTGCTCACTACCAACAAACGCAACGAGGCCAACGATGCAAAAGCGAAGGCCATGCAGCTGTTCCCTGAATTCCGCAGTTACCTCGACTGGGAAGCGCCTTATTTCAAGGTGCGCGTGGGTGATTTCAAAACCCGCCAGGAAGCCACCGATCTCAGAAACAAATTAGCAGACCATTACAGCGGAGGCGTATTTGTTGTGCCTACCATTATCAACGTATCACCGGAAAAAGAATTAGAATGAAGGAGCGGATTCAATCGCTGGCCAAAGCATATACACCTGACCTGATCGCCTGCAGACGGCATTTACACTCCCATCCCGAGCTTTCTTTCCAGGAATACGAAACATCCAAATTCATACAGTCCAAACTGGACGAATACGGCATCCCCTACACCGCCGGTGTGGCGGGCACGGGCATCGTGGCGCTGATCAAAGGCAAAAATCCAGATAAAAAGATCGTTGCCCTG
Protein-coding sequences here:
- the deoC gene encoding deoxyribose-phosphate aldolase: MKLNRYIDHTILKPVTTLEDIKKLCMEAVEYDFAAVCVPPPFVKLAKTFVGSTPTKVATVTGFPFGYSAIEAKVAETVLAIIDEADELDMVANLLAIRNGDWGYLEKEIATIMPLIRNKQRSIKVIIESGILLEEEIIRCCELYAKYGVDFVKTSTGYAEKGASVEAVALMRKHLPANIHIKASGGVRTFAFAKDLIDAGATRIGTSSGVAIMKESVLAGKKETN
- a CDS encoding SPOR domain-containing protein, whose translation is MILRTGCLLIVMFSALALRAQDNGGGNVKVVKDNRIDVLIKKQIYINTLAIRNQPGFRVQVLTTNKRNEANDAKAKAMQLFPEFRSYLDWEAPYFKVRVGDFKTRQEATDLRNKLADHYSGGVFVVPTIINVSPEKELE